The following coding sequences are from one Dermacentor andersoni chromosome 5, qqDerAnde1_hic_scaffold, whole genome shotgun sequence window:
- the LOC126532092 gene encoding uncharacterized protein, with protein sequence MFADFVARLTPSPAPVRLTVTATEAQERRFPLSGSHSQEPRQRLDDRGLQNLLSTMHTTATSSPSSRVKAAGAASSVSSARSWAQGLCAARPLVSMFGAACAIMLLLTLVLWLSSAYSDRTSPHCDTLECRYYSQYLDDIANTSVDPCHDFYMHVCSRWVSRDRRSVKQAVYEE encoded by the exons ATGTTCGCGGACTTTGTCGCCAGGTTGACCCCGTCGCCGGCACCGGTCAGGCTGACTGTGACAGCTACTGAAGCTCAGGAACGAAGATTCCCACTTTCCGGCTCG CACTCTCAAGAGCCCCGGCAGCGGCTCGACGACAGGGGACTCCAGAACCTCCTGAGTACCATGCACACGACGGCCACCAGCTCGCCCTCTTCCCGAGTCAAGGCGGCTGGAGCCGCCAGCAGTGTCAGCAGCGCCCGTAGTTGGGCGCAGGGCCTGTGCGCGGCGCGACCGCTCGTGTCCATGTTCGGCGCTGCATGCGCCATCATGCTGCTTCTCACTCTGGTGCTCTGGCTGAGCAGCGCCTACAGCGACCGAACCAGCCCGCACTGCGACACGCTCGAGTGCCGTTACTACAGCCAGTACCTCGACGACATCGCGAACACGTCGGTCGACCCTTGCCACGACTTTTACATGCACGTCTGTTCTCGCTGGGTGTCTCGCGACCGGCGCTCGGTCAAGCAAGCCGTGTACGAGGAGTAA